caataatttcattatttaagtCTGTCATTAGAAATTGACCTCTGCTGTCTACATTCATTTGTGTGTGTAAGTAATAACcacgataaaataaataatattaatttatatgtataggtatattttaaatacaatgtaGGTTAGGTTTAGAGATTCACTATTACTCATTAGAACAATACAGTtcactaaaaagcggccaagtgcgagtcagactcgcccatgaagggttccgtatttaggggatttatgacgtattaaaaaaaactacttactagatctcgttcaaaccaattttcggtgaaagtttgcatggtaatgtacatcatatattttttttagttttatcattatcttattttagaagttacgggggggagGGGacgggacacattttaccactttggaagtgtctctcggcgcaaactattcagtttagaaaaaaatgatattagaaacctcaatatcatttttggagacctatccatagataccccacacgtatgggtttgatgaaaaaaaatttttttgagtttcagtttacaGTATgggacccccaaaatttattgttttttttttctatttttgtgtgaaaatcttaatgcggttcacagtatacatctacttaccaagtttcaacagtatagttcttatagtttcggaaaaaagtggctgtgacatacggacggacagacggacggacagacagacagacatgacgaatctacaagggttccgttttttgccatttggctacggaaccctaaaacagagcttaattatttgaatttcttaaaattaacataaataacatgatcGCTAATTagtgttgaataattttacggttgactcacttgttttaagtcactcgcgcgacatgtttcgcagagcctaggtctcctttctcaagcactaacagtgcgagcagcgttcacgacccatgttctccgaaacatgtcgcgcgagtgacttaaaacaagtgagtctaaaccgtaaaattattcaatgttagtatgtctcacaacagtttaaattcgatcgcTAATAGTGGTTTATATTACATTATATATGTGTATTTTTAAGTTGGCTTTAAATGCAGTAAGATTAATATTTTGAAGTTTGCTGTATGTAGTTAAGCAACTAGGAAACCCTAGGAATCATAGGGCTGCGTTTTTTTGGGGTGTGTAAGGCAGCGGGCTGAATAAAGGTTCGCCCCAGATACCGATGGAGTGACGAAGCTCTAAaagacctggggcccgtttcgctaaagcttgtaacttgtaatgcaagtggaagtccctttctagctgtcaaaaagtgacatccgcttgtattacaagttacaagcttttgagaaacgggcccggtCGGCACTCGGAGTAACCAATTAAGTGGCGGAATAGGGCTGAGTGGCGTTCTCTATTGTCAGAGGCCTAgattctttttgggtcagtgagccagtaaagtaagtacttaatatgtgacgttatctatgaaaagggaccttattgtcgatggcgcttacgccattattaacgatgctccgatataaatacaatgccgcgcgacgctgcatgtgcggcgtaagcgccatcgacaataaggtcccttttcatagataatgccccatataaataATCTCCCATCGAGGAAAGTCTGTCAAACAGCAGACGGCTACTGCTTGACAGACTttcaagcagggatgttgcgaatatccgcatccgcatccgcaaccgcggaacttccgcattattttcaacatccgcataaaatcgatgcggatttaatgcggatgcggatgtggaacacgtcggtacaggaacgtcttagcatcggcgtaagtgctaaactgctaggtaatttcgtcattagccaaaaaaacctattagaaatttgcagtcaagcgtgagtgggacttaatgtacgaaacccttggaacgcgagtccgactcgcacttggccggttttttgaaataaaaattactaaaatgtaatatttgacgttttttatgtacctatcttgacatccgcatccgcattcgcatccgcggatgtgagcctttaaaaatccgcatccgcggatgtgagcctttaaaaatccgcatccgcggatgtcaaaaaatcggcatccgcaacatccctgctttcaAGCACCACCATCATCATAAATCAACAAAAAGACGGCTTTTTGTTGATTTATGATGATGGTAATTGTAGTTTACAAACATGAAAAAAGCGACGATATAGAAACTTGTAATATATTGGCAATGTAGGTTTATGACTAATGGAATTAGGCCACAATGCACCATGAACTTGTCGCGGTGTAACTGTTAGGCGCAGTACAATGACTACCAAGCAACGCTTAATTTTGTTGTATAAAAAAACTTCCACATTTGGAAAATCTATGTCACATTTTGTAAACTAAAAGTGACCACAACCTTGTGTATTCAAAGCTGGATTTGAACCAGCTTCATCTGCCACCACCATTGGCGACTGACACTATTACTCCTAGCCCAAACGGGGATATTTTGCATTCTTCTTCATTTTCTGAGTAAATGCAATCTTGGAAGATTTTTCGCCTTGGTGATAATCTGAAAAACTATCTTTCTCTTCCCTGCTACTGCTTCCTATCTTAGTCGCTAAGAGATTCTTGAGATTCTTGAGACTCTAAGAGATTAAGAGATTCTTCTTGAAGCGATATATTGCACATTTAGCATGTCTTGCTGCTATTATCGCGACTTCATACGCAAGTCGCGCTTGATTAACGAAGTTACGTGAGTTGAGACAAGATGTACAAGACGTGCCTGGTTTTACTATAACTAGAGACAAATCAAATTCTtatttaaactgaaataaacgTAAAAATTGTTACTTCAGTGTCTTAAGCATTCCAGCAATAAGTACTGCGTTTATTACACTCAATATACTGTTCACAATTCTCAAATTATGTTTACAATTCGCCACAAATGCTACGGAGAACTTAAACTAAGCCATTAGATGGCCACCTTCAGTCTCTGAAGGCTGTTATGCCATAATGTGGACTCCGATATGGCTGTGTATGTTTTCCGTGATTGAATTGTGTTTTTACGGTATGTAGTTGAATTATTGTAACATGTGCAGTAATGGGTATCTTTCGTGATAACTGTAGGAGGCTCATTATTTAAGATTGTGAGTCGGTGTTCAAAGGTAGGAAATAAATttatcaaatttaaaaaaaattgtgagaaGACTAAGTTTCGATAGGTTATTTAAGCAGCTATATTTttgagtttgatatttttataatttataaaaaaaaaaattaaaattctatTACATACTTGAATCTCAGTtgtgtcgcttaacttcaaactcgggtaaatccattcgACCCTCTCAGCAAATATCTAAACTATTATTACCTTTTCTTAAAACCAAAATCGCATAATCTGACAGATTAATGTACCCGTGTTTGAGGTTAAGCGACTTCAGTTGTTTAATTTATATTCCAGCGGCCTAGGTgcttacaaatatctgagcacgcctctgtgtcaaggcgttagagtgcttgttcagatattgtgaacaccttggccgctccgatatatctgatggcgactgtacattagtgtttatgtaATTACGTATTGAAAGTACGGACTATTATAGTTGTAATACTGGACTACAGTTTGGTAGTTTTACTGTATCCGACTAATAAACCAGAAAAGTGGATTTTTTTTGTTCAAGGGTCCTACGCTCAAAATGGGTCTGTGTGTAAACCTGGAGACGGCAATTGTACGGCGAAAGGTAAACCTtatcatataattatataaaaccgTAAATAAACAACCCGCCCCTCTTGACGGTAAGTGGATACTGCAGCCTTTGGATTCTTGTAACGAGATGACATACAGGTTGGCTCAAAAATAGGTagacaaaaatttttttggtatAAGTATTGTTGATAATGTTAACAAAGGCTTGCGTTTGTGTATCGAAGCCAAAGTTTTGAATACATTTgttttatctaatctaatacctttaaacgagcaattcttgtttatttatttatttatttatatatatatatatatatatatatatatttcggggatctcgggaacggctctaacgatttcgatgaaatttgctatacgggggttttcgggggcgaaaaatcgatctagctaggtcttatctctgggaaaacgcgcattttcgagtttttatatgttttccgagcgaagctcggtcacccagatatttttagttaaatatgattatcgttttaatttttaatgacgTTTTGTAAAAGATTAGTAAGTATGAAAActattccaatttttttttaaacatatttttgggcTAAATTTGTGTGTCTACCACTATGTCCTCTTTCGTTCTTGTAGGGATCTTTTAGGATGTAACTAGGAAAGCACTACGATGAGAAGCGggatttacatttattttatattgttagCATTCTTATAGTAACAATATTCTGACTTGTGAGTCGAGTAAAATAACAACATCAATATATTTTATCTGAAAAAGTCACCCGTGAAATTCATTTGACATGCTTTAAtagaacattaaaataatactttttcgTAGTCAtggataatgtttattatagtttttcgataaagtttttttttaattagcccTAAAATTATTCACGTTCGTTAATTCGATTcaagtttattatttaaatgagtGAAGGGCAAActgattaattaaataataattatgtttagttACGCGTAACTTTGTAAATTTTAGGTAAAATTAAGTACCTTCATAGAAGGCTTAATAACAAAAAGAGCTTCTGATGCCAAAAAAAATAAGATTAGCTTTTCGGTGACGGATAACCTCGTGAATACTCGTATCTGCgaagaaataaatgcatttgtatttgtatttgaagAAATTTAAAggtgtttaaattaaatagtttaGTTTCCGACCCGCATTGGGCCAGCATGGGGACTATAGTCCAAGTCCTCTCACGCTAGAGATACCTGTGCCtgacagtgggacgtatataggctgatttttattattaataattatgtaacagAGTCACAATCGTCAATTTGTATTATTAGAAGGTTTCTAGGGTCCCACAGTGAACGGTGACAACGAGGAGAGGAGTGTCATGTCACAGGAATTTATATTTCCTGAGGTTGATAAAAAATAGGttttagaaattaaaatatgttGCCCTTATCGAAGCAAACATCTTGGTATTCGATTTAGTTCTACTAGTGCGTTCATTTTATGGTTTCATACTTACTCAGTGGATTTGCTTACGTTAACGTGATGACAAGTCAAGAGGATATGGAAAAAGTGAAGTTTTTGACGTCAATAGGCTAGAGTGTTCGCTTATTATCATTGTAATCAGGAATGCCAAAAAAGGCTTCACTGACAGTTGATAATGTAAACCAAATCGGGGTGTTCTTTGTTATCTGCCTAtcaattcagtttaaaaaaaaactataaaagggAAAGATTGAAAAATCCACCTCCAAAGCCGAGATTAGACCTTGCTGCTGCTATGACATTTTTatcgatttattattttaatacaaatgcTTCAGAAAAATGGTTCAGATCTATTCTGACCAGCAAACAGCTTTGGCAATTGTCCTTAACCCCCAAAACTGCCCAGGCTCTTTGATAAGCTCGCAAGAGACCGCCTCTCTAAGATTAACCAGAAATAAGTTATGACCATTTTTATTCatgttgatttttatttgtttaaatttctcGTAGGTATGTCAATCTCCCATCGAACAATGTCACCtcacctcaaaaggaaaaaatggaattaacccagtctgtctgtctgactgtctgtccaccattcccccctttatctccggaACAACTggaactaaaattttgaaaaaatacaaaaaatagttctttacttatagatgacagaaaaacctattagaaatgagcagtcaagcgtgacttaatgtacggaacccttggaacgcgagtccgactcgcacttggccggttttcttgcTACACAATCCACTATCACATTAGTTCTCTTAGATATGTTTCTTCGTGTGCTATCTTTCAGATAGCCTCAACCGTGGCGTATTGTCCTCCGGCTGCGTGGCGCACTACTTCCGTATATACGTGACGCGTAGAATACCTCCTCGTAACTACCTCTACTTCCACGAGGTTCTTCAGGGAGTGGAAGATTTGAGGAACTTTAACCCACTTACACCGGTAAGTTGTGTTCTTCCACTATTGCAATGTCTATAACCATCTCGATACAATCTCAGACTTATTTGTGTACCACGCGGGACCCCAAACCTCTTCGGAGACAATCTTATAAGAGACCGTCTCCCGAGGAATAACGTCATCGATAACTGTTGCCACTTTATTACAGACAGTTACGATGATAGATTATCCAATACTATCGACATATACTTATATCATACCTTCTCTTTGATCTACATGTATGatgtaatagtatttatagTACGGCAATGCATTCCAGTCAGCAAAAACTGCCGCATTTTTGAAGAATGTAGGCGCGATTTTCACCTgtagaaagtttttaaattcatCTTTTTGTACTATATTAAGTTTGCCCGGctaaacagtaatttttccacttacaGCCTAAATTCAGGATCGTGGGAGGAAAATCTATTGACATAAAGGATGCTCCATACCAAGTGCTGTATGGGGAATACTGTGGTGGAACCCTGATTGCACCGGAGTGGGTTCTCACGGCAGCTcattgtaggtaagtacattatataatatttagagaTACCTAAGCTAATGGTATGAATGATGAACGAGTTAAATTATATGCACCCTGTCAAATAAGCGTGGATGAGAATTCTTAATTTAGCCTCGCTCTGTCCAACCCTTTTTCAAGAAACTTCAAGATTCGGTccaatatgaaataaaatattaattacttaGAATTTTGACCAAAACTAAGTTTAAATGACACTCAGAGTTACTTGTACTTGACTGCATGGCTTCTTTCAATGGGTTAATACCTTTACCTCCTCTTCTAGATTTTGGGAAAGGTTTGAGAGATCTTTTCTTTGTcatgattatgatgatgattattacCCATTTCCAGAGAAAAAGAAACCTTCGTCCTAGTCGGATCCACTTTCCGAAGCCTAGCCGTGCGCTACAACATCTGCGCTCACTTCACACACCCGCTCTGGACCATGAACAGTAAACTGCATCCTCATGATTGGGACTTCCAGTTGGTGCTGTTAGAGAAGCCTGTGCCTACTACGCCTATGTCAAGACCTATTGCTATAGGGAGGTTGACTGATGTGGTGCCTGGTGCCTTGGTGGCCGTCAGCGGGTGGGGACATACACAGTATAAGGTGAGATACTTGTGCTGCTGGACAGAACTGTGCCTACTACGCTAAAGTCTCAGCCTATTGCTATAGGGAGGTTGACCGATGTCGTGCCTGGTGCCATGGTGGCCGTCAGCGGGTGGGGACATACAAAGTATAAGGTGAGATACTTGTGTTACGGACAGAACTGTGCCTACTACGCCAAAGTCTCAGGATATAGGGAGGTTGACTGATGTGGTGCCTGTTGCCTTGGTGGCCGTCAGCGGGTGGGGACATACGCAGTATAAGGTGAGATACTTGTGCTGCTGGACAGAACTGTGCCTACTACGCTAAAGTCTCAGCCTATTGCTATAGGGAGGTTGACCGATGTCGTGCCTGGTGCCTTGGAGGCCGTCAGTGGATGTGGACATACGCAATGTAAGGTAAGTTATTAGCTGGTGATGTAGAAGCGGTTTTAAGATTGGATAACGCTCtgttcttgaaggtttgaatgtcgtatcggtccggaaataccgcaggcaaTAATTCATTCCAAGCGTAGCTGTGCATTGTGCAAGGCAGGaaatttctggagaaacgcacagttgaggactgccaaccatctaagtgctAAAGATGGAAAATGCTGTCGCGTAGAACGATAGCGGAAAAAAGCGGCAGGGATTAATCTAAACAATTCGAAGCTCTGCCTGTACATACTCGTAGGTAtctaccacagaacaagtagaatggcgatgcgagcagggtacgtgtcgccgccggttttgagcaaacgctcgcatgctactcgccagtgctgaccgaaaacgaagtaaacatgtctttttgcgccacaataacgttcagattaagaagccagacgttaaatctgtctaaaggaggcgtatccattcgccacgcacacaaggcgctagctagtttttactaccgttgcgcgcgtgttagtaaatgtggagaggaacgagcggcgacaccggttccgatactaactgtgcgcgatagccattctaacctctttaatatattatgttctGTGGTATCTACGTAGCGCCAAGGAGTCAAGTTGTCTACGTCTAGATACTTTGCCAAATAAATTCATCTGTTAGTTACCCAATATTGGGTCATTGGACCATTATGATTTTGATTTACTTAAGTGATTTAGGCATAAAACCTTTTCGGGCCTTTCAAGCCCGTATTTGATTTTTACTATgaatattttatgatttatccTTTAGGATTAAAGTGAGATGAAGTGTGTAAAAATTGGATAGCATTAATATTCGTCTAGAACCGTAGAGCGGACGAAATGCCGAAGGTCGACCCATATCAATCGTGTTActaaattatcataacctctACGAGTTTTTGGTTGgattgtaaaaatattaaatgttacGCTTAGATAAATATGCTTTAGAAGTTCTATTACCTAATGGTACCGGTGAAAGAGGGGGAGGGGAAACAGGGGATGGAAAGATAACATAATTATAAGAAAAGAGATACCTATATTTTACCTACTGCCGCGTGCCGTCATTTATGTGCTTAGTGAGATAGATActttaggtaaataataatCCATAATATACGAGCTGTATTTGACGAACAATATAGGTAACGCTTTTTTTTCATATGATGGGTAGGTTTATGTTTACGTAAATatggttaaaacaaaataagcatACGCTTGATCACTTGAATATATGCCACAATACATTTATGAAGGGGACAAACATAGATCATTATCGTAGATGAAACATATAATATGCAGTCGCCGTCAGTTATATCGGAGCAGCTGAAATGCtctaaaatatctgaacacgcactttgacgccttgacaatagaagcgTGTGCGCTGAACAGATTTAGATGAAATATGGAGATAGTCAAATCAGAAGGCCTGAGGAAGGACAGGATAGTTTTCATCAATCATCATGACAGACGAAATTGCGGGAAGAATCTAGTTCTAATAGCGGAGTCTATTTGATTACTCTAATATTTTAATACGTAGGTGTTTACGTCTGATTTTCATCAGAGAGTTATATGTTATATGTATATGAGTGtgtgtgtaggtacatacagatgtgcaattttttttagggatattttatttcagaaaagCGCAATGCAAGACCATTTACGTCGTGTCTACGTACCGGTTATACCTGACGAGATCTGCAAGATACTGCCAAATGTGAATTATCACAACATTACGGAGCGTATGTTCTGTGCAGGCTTCCTGAATGGCACTAAGGACTCATGTCAAGTAAGACAAATACTGGTATTGATGTCGGCGGCCGACAGTGAAAATATAACTGCctcgttccctgagtcgacgaagCCCCgctagcggggctcctatttctggtcAGTtagcccttcgggcatctgaggCAACCTAACGAGCCTATCCTACGTATCTATTGGTTTGATGTGACTACCGTCAAAGCATTACAAGGGCACTTTACGATCAGCCGCCGAAATTgatattgattgataccataattTATTGATATCGATGGTCATTAATACTGGTAACTTATCGACAGTAACACGGTACTTGGTTCATGCTGCCGTGTGCAGATATCTTATtcgaatcaaatcaaatgtgCTTAGCATCCAAAAAACGTTTccaaacattttacgtgactactgaaaaagaaatagacatataaaatagttatttgtacaacaagagatcaaagtttgatatttcttcgagtgcttattttgagtcccgtgcaagcgaaagattctatagtagattcacgagcgtagcgagtgaatctaatttagaatcttgagcgtagtaagggactcaaaagcgcacgagatgtaaataactttgatctcgtgtagttcataaaacttttcacctcagcagtaagaacatttagacaacccgaaaaatgtaatccttcttcatcacttacctatttagtcatgtttcttaagatatactaacaattaagtataattaccgcaatcaaacacaaaaacaaacaaacaaacgtagtacatttcagtaaaataggtaatatatgaaaacaacgaccatcaattgattgacatttgaatcggcaactttttttttgtaaaaaaaaaacattgtaagatacggtccgaattacggatacttactatttgtaaactattgtagagattcttaaaagtataattatttattttacgtgatacgaggggcgttcaaaatattctcggtattgatatcttacgacctcttctaaaatttctttcgttactggccgctaaggtttattcattgacattaaaaaaaagtataattcgaaccgagatagtcttttgtttttctgcaattgctgaacaaacatgaacatcctgtgcgaattgacaatgttaactaaattagaacatcgatgcgtgataaaattcttgacaaaacagggtaaaaatcaaaaaaccataaaagaggaaatggattgtgtttaccgtgagtctgctccttctttatctaccattcaaaagtggtcaagcgagtttaaacgcggaagggagagtattgaagatgaccctagacctggccggcctgtagtagctacttcacaagaaaatattgataaagtggaaaaacttatattggaagatggtcgagtgaaggtaaaatctatagcacaagtaaccaatctctctattggtaccgtacatgatattatacatgaccatcttaatatgtcaaaagtaagtgcaagatgggttccgcgaatgctgactcggcttcagaaagacatgcgtgtagcttgttgttccgattttattgacctgtgcggtgaaaatcctgatgaggtgctgcaaagaatagttactggagatgaaacctgggttcatcattatgacccagagagtaaacaagagtccatgcagtggcacattaagggttcagctcatcccaagaagttgaaggtcatcccttcagctggcaaggtcatggccacgatattttgggattgtgaaggagtattactaatcgattataaagaaaaaggtgtaaatatcacaggacagtactacgctaacattctacgtcaattaaaggatgtaattaaagaaaagaggcgaggaaagttaaccaaaggtattctgcttctgcatgacaacgcccccgtccatactgctcatattgccaaggcagctattgttgaacgtgggtttaaaactgttactcacccaccgtatagtccggacttagcccccagcgacttctttttgctccccaatcttaaaaaggatctgcgtggaaataaattttctgacgatgaagcattgaaggcggcagtggaggagcatttttacacgaaagataaaaaatatttttacgagggattaaaaaaaataattgatcgatcttttaagtgtatgaacatagagggggagtatattgaaaaataaaaatatcaaacttttcgtacttgtttgttttcattctcataccgagaatattttgaatacccctcgtatactgtgtattttttgagttcattattttaatcgtacaataaattacgtaaaatatagtgtttttatcagtttttatcaaatctgaaactttatttttattaattacatacagggtgtttggcaCATGTACCGACAACATTTTTTGAGGGATTTGTGGTGTCATTTCCTTCCCTTTCTTCCTTGGAACCTTGGTCCTAGGAGCCACGGATCTggagatacgatttttttatttttttcatagtaGGTACTCTTCGTTAGTGTAGTTAGGCATGACAATAGCAAAGTTAAAACAACGGTAACAAAAGTCAAAAATAGCAACGTAGCAAACAACGTACGTAGTTAACAATTGACCGACGCAGCACAACCACATGCACTTCCGTGACGCCACTTAAAATTTGACTACCCTCAGATTTCAAACTAAACCTAGACTTTCCGTGTGTGCGACTTggagcgtttccatgtgtgcgtaaCTTTTTAGAGCAACGATTAAACGATTACAAAGCGGATAATCGATTTTTTAACGAAACACAATTAGGTACACGACGAAGCTACCAGTATCAGCtaaattaaatttagtttaaatttaaattcagtttatttgtaataaaaaagcCCATGGTTCGTTTTATGCTGAAATTTGTAACAAAAAACTATTATTTGAAAGCAGACAGGCCTAATGTAAGACTAACAAACAAAGTATGCATTTAAGaccataaaaaaaagttaatggGGCTTCGAAAATCAGATTTTGGatgatttatgaaaaaaaataaaaaaatcgtatctccAGATCCGTGGCTCCTAGGACCAAGGTTCCAAGGAAGAAAGGGAAGGAAATGACACCACAAACCCCCCAAAAAATTTTGTCGGTACATGtgccaaacaccctgtattaagaattcatacttgtatgtgttttggaacgatgcgttctgacggttttcgggggtctattataaatcgttaatataccgttgaatgtcgtttgaaattttttttgtctctttctttttgctaacgacgtgaaagggacagagataataaaatccaagtatttcgaacttgtattagaccccgcatgttgaaatgacatttgaatattaaggtcacttgaatgtcattttgtctcactcagtgagcaaaatgccattttgctcactgtttttaagtagcaaagtacccttgttcgagccgctgaggtgaaaaatgaatTGTCTTAGGGACCATCATACGACGCGAGAAATAAAATGGGTAGATGTTTTTAGCCCATTAGATGATTTTCAAGGCTGCGCACGTTACcttccaaatttttttttattgacaaaaataagccaaacaaaatttgaataggtacctagttaaatcgtcaagataagataaagataaaagatttttattcgtgacgatcacaaaacatgtacggacatgtacagacaacaaaagcaagaaaaaaagaaatcaataagtgtgcatcacgaaatggacccaactcagcataatgctagctataaagccagcgctggtcttccgtagagcccattcggtgatgtcacgacagataacacataaagatacataataaaatactacaaaGATACACAAAAGGAATAATTAAGAGAAtagagaatacaaaaaaaaggaaaaacatAGACAAGAATTtatagtaatattattataaatagctTGAccctatattatatttttttcttcccaGGGTGATTCGGGTGGACCAGTCATATACAACGGAAAACTGATAGGCCTGGTCTCATTCGGAGTGGGCTGCGCGTTACCAGACCAGCCCGGAGTTTACAGCCGAATACCGTACGTCAGAGATTGGATCCGTGAGATCACGGGCCTACCGCTCTAATTTACCGGTATCGATACCAGAATagaaataccggtattatttttGG
The Cydia amplana chromosome 22, ilCydAmpl1.1, whole genome shotgun sequence DNA segment above includes these coding regions:
- the LOC134658447 gene encoding trypsin-7-like, which produces MWTPIWLCMFSVIELCFYGSYAQNGSVCKPGDGNCTAKDSLNRGVLSSGCVAHYFRIYVTRRIPPRNYLYFHEVLQGVEDLRNFNPLTPPKFRIVGGKSIDIKDAPYQVLYGEYCGGTLIAPEWVLTAAHCREKETFVLVGSTFRSLAVRYNICAHFTHPLWTMNSKLHPHDWDFQLVLLEKPVPTTPMSRPIAIGRLTDVVPGALVAVSGWGHTQYKKSAMQDHLRRVYVPVIPDEICKILPNVNYHNITERMFCAGFLNGTKDSCQGDSGGPVIYNGKLIGLVSFGVGCALPDQPGVYSRIPYVRDWIREITGLPL